AAATCTGATCTACGACATGGATTTAAGATTATAAACTTCAGTCTAAACTGGAATTTAAGCCAAATAATATATAAACGGATATTAAACTAAAAAAGTTTACACAAAAATTCAGGTTTTAAAAAACGTTTAAATAGTATTCTTCACAATTTCCACTATTTTCCTGAGATTTTCTTTTTTCAAGCATTCAATATCCAAATTTTTCACTTCTAAACAAACCGCAGGTTGATTAATTCTATCATAACGAGGACAAACAGTTATCATACCTCCGCCCATTACTTTAAGGTTATTTCTAAGTAAACGGGCTATGGATTTTGGTTCATCGTGTGGAATGGCTATGTTTATTCCTCGCTTTTCAGGGTGCAAAACATATTCAATTTCTTTTTTCAGAAATTCACAGGCAGCAATAGTTTTAACCAGATTTCCAGGAGTTTTTTTAATTTCTTCTACCAGGCCAGCACAAGTAACCGGGCTACTTTGGAGTGTTTTCAGGATGAAACCCGCATTATTAAAAATTCCAGGTTCATTGGTGGAGATAAACCCCCCATTACCCACATTAACAATCTTAGGGGATCCAGTGGAGGCCACCATAACATGGGAATGGTCACCACAGGCAAGGTTCTTCAGGGGATCACCAACTGATCCGGAAGCATCCTCCACCAGAATCACCCCATTATCCTCACAGATATCGTAAATCCCCTTAACTGGTTGCTCAGCCATGTAACCTGCAAAACTGGTAATGAAAAGAGACTCAGGACTTTTTAGTTTCACTTGTTCTTCCAGTGTCTCCAGATGAATAACACCCATCTTGGTGGATAAATATGTCAATTCAAGCCCATAAAACTCAGCAATCTTCCTAAAACCACTCCAACCGCCCTGGTCTGGAATCATAACTGGCCCTTTCATGGTGCTCATAGCAGCCATAATGGCCGCATTACCACTACCCATCACCCGGGCATGTTCATGACCTGTAACCTTTTTTATAGCATCTTCAGCATTTTTTTTATACTCATTACCCATGAACCGGTTTCCAAGTTCGAGGGAAGCATCACACATGGCTTCCCTGGCTTCTTTTGACGGCATTTTAAAGAAAAGTTCCATTCAATCACTTTTAATAAATCTTTTTTAGGCATTGAATTTTGATCATTTAAAGTAAGAATCCAGGGTGGTCTGTCTGGAACGGAGGATATCCTGCAGAAGATCACTTCTTTTGATGAAACTGTTTACCGGAAGCTTCAAACGGGTGTCAATATAGGTCAGGGCAGTTTTCATATCTTCAAACTCCAGGTAAGGTTGTGCCATTGCATTCCTAACATTTTCCCGGACGTTAAACACACCAAGAGGCACGTATCCAGAGTAAGCCTCCCTAAGCACAATAACTCCAGCCTGACGCTTTTCCTGAGCCAGTGCTTCTAAGACTGCCATTTTACAAGTGTAATAACAACCCCCAACCCGTGAATACTCTTTTTTACCATTATAATTCTCATAATCTGAGAATATGAGTTTTTCTTTCCCTAAAACTTCTAAAAAGGCTTCCATCCATTCATATTGCCATGGGGTGGGGAGTAAGAGCACAGCATAATAGTTCTGCAGGCTCTGGAACTCATACACTCGATGAACATCCACTGGTTCATAATGCTTCACTTCCTTAAGTAGCTGATCTCCAATAGTACTGTCACAGGCAGTTATGGACCAGCGGGTGGGAACCAGGCGTCTGCGTT
Above is a genomic segment from Methanobacterium sp. containing:
- a CDS encoding DegT/DnrJ/EryC1/StrS family aminotransferase, producing the protein MELFFKMPSKEAREAMCDASLELGNRFMGNEYKKNAEDAIKKVTGHEHARVMGSGNAAIMAAMSTMKGPVMIPDQGGWSGFRKIAEFYGLELTYLSTKMGVIHLETLEEQVKLKSPESLFITSFAGYMAEQPVKGIYDICEDNGVILVEDASGSVGDPLKNLACGDHSHVMVASTGSPKIVNVGNGGFISTNEPGIFNNAGFILKTLQSSPVTCAGLVEEIKKTPGNLVKTIAACEFLKKEIEYVLHPEKRGINIAIPHDEPKSIARLLRNNLKVMGGGMITVCPRYDRINQPAVCLEVKNLDIECLKKENLRKIVEIVKNTI